One window from the genome of Corynebacterium sp. SCR221107 encodes:
- a CDS encoding DUF3566 domain-containing protein — protein MASNKVAIRYVSPVSAFKTALAINLVGLAAWVICVVLVYFGLDTAGIWVQVNDIIGGIGGEQAITFGLVLSVASLIGAIVALALAVLAPLAAIVYNAVVDLFGGVQVTLRDED, from the coding sequence ATGGCCAGTAACAAGGTAGCGATCCGCTACGTTTCCCCGGTGTCGGCATTTAAGACCGCACTTGCCATCAACCTGGTGGGATTGGCTGCCTGGGTGATCTGCGTTGTGTTGGTGTACTTCGGCCTTGATACTGCGGGCATCTGGGTACAGGTCAACGACATCATCGGTGGCATCGGTGGGGAACAGGCCATCACCTTTGGCCTCGTACTCTCTGTTGCCAGCCTCATCGGCGCCATCGTGGCTCTGGCGCTGGCCGTTCTCGCGCCACTGGCCGCGATCGTCTACAACGCAGTTGTCGACCTTTTCGGTGGCGTTCAGGTCACCTTGAGGGACGAAGACTAA
- a CDS encoding globin domain-containing protein — MFIASEPQTKQARLSPEHEATIKATLPLVGSKINEITPLFYQKMFAAHPELIADTFNRGNQKQGDQQKALAASIATFASMLVDPNAPDPVEMLARIGHKHVSLGITRDQYQIVHDHLFAAIVEVLGADVVTADVAEAWDAVYWLMANVLIDYEEALYASNDVAAGDVFRPVTVTAKRQLTDNVYEFELTSDSGALVAPRPGQYTSVGVVLPDGARQLRQYSLLTGDENRYRIAVQIDGEVSTFLRDNVQVGDQIETTLAAGDLVLDESDAPVVLVSQGIGSTPMVGMLEHLSTTGSRRAVTVLHADDSEQAYAQREHVAALVSSLADAQLVVAYRKEGDRLSIAEHLPEGAEIYLCGGNGFLQDIREQLTAATVDPARIHFELFSPNDWLVS, encoded by the coding sequence ATGTTCATCGCCTCCGAGCCGCAGACCAAGCAGGCGCGGCTTAGCCCCGAGCACGAAGCCACCATCAAGGCCACCCTGCCTTTGGTCGGCTCCAAGATCAACGAGATCACCCCGCTTTTCTATCAGAAGATGTTCGCCGCCCACCCAGAGCTGATCGCGGACACTTTCAACCGAGGCAATCAGAAGCAGGGCGATCAGCAAAAGGCGCTAGCAGCCTCGATCGCCACCTTCGCCAGCATGCTCGTTGACCCGAATGCACCAGATCCAGTGGAGATGCTCGCCCGCATCGGGCACAAGCACGTCTCGTTGGGAATCACCCGCGATCAGTACCAGATCGTCCACGATCACCTCTTCGCAGCCATCGTCGAGGTCCTCGGCGCCGACGTGGTCACCGCGGATGTTGCAGAGGCCTGGGATGCCGTGTATTGGCTGATGGCCAACGTGCTCATCGACTACGAAGAGGCTCTCTACGCCTCCAACGACGTTGCCGCTGGCGATGTCTTCCGCCCGGTCACCGTCACGGCCAAGCGCCAGTTGACCGACAACGTCTACGAGTTTGAGCTCACCAGCGATTCCGGCGCGCTCGTTGCCCCACGGCCTGGCCAGTACACTTCCGTCGGCGTGGTGTTGCCTGACGGCGCCCGTCAGCTGCGCCAGTACTCCCTGCTGACCGGCGACGAGAACCGCTACCGCATCGCCGTGCAGATCGATGGCGAGGTCTCCACCTTCCTGCGCGATAACGTCCAGGTTGGCGATCAGATCGAGACCACACTCGCGGCCGGTGACCTCGTGCTGGACGAGTCCGACGCCCCCGTCGTCTTGGTTTCCCAAGGCATTGGCTCGACCCCCATGGTCGGCATGCTTGAGCACCTTTCCACCACGGGTTCTCGCCGCGCCGTCACCGTGTTGCATGCCGACGATTCCGAGCAGGCCTATGCGCAGCGCGAGCACGTCGCGGCATTGGTTTCTTCGCTTGCCGACGCCCAGCTGGTCGTTGCTTATCGCAAGGAAGGCGACCGCCTCAGCATCGCAGAGCACCTGCCCGAGGGTGCGGAGATCTACCTCTGCGGCGGCAACGGATTCCTCCAAGACATTCGCGAGCAGCTCACGGCCGCCACCGTGGACCCGGCGCGCATCCACTTTGAGCTGTTTAGCCCGAACGATTGGCTAGTCAGCTAG
- a CDS encoding DUF308 domain-containing protein: MEIFVSDLREQGRAYLIIRGFLALAAGIAIIIWPGISLDVISFIAAVWVASDGLIAIYAYFRARRISKLGLGLFRPSGFMLLEGILQLMVAVIFVMMPTVFGGVMLVFFALFAIWLAVVNMTVALGMRSLALPRWWVFFLVAFLALLVAVVFIVYPMESITSILWFVGITVILQGAALLAVAFADGGVK; encoded by the coding sequence GTGGAAATTTTCGTCTCCGATCTTCGCGAACAAGGTCGCGCCTATCTGATCATAAGGGGGTTTTTGGCCCTCGCGGCGGGCATTGCCATCATCATCTGGCCGGGCATTTCGCTCGATGTCATTTCCTTCATTGCGGCCGTGTGGGTGGCCAGTGATGGATTGATCGCCATCTATGCCTACTTCCGGGCGCGTCGAATCTCCAAGCTAGGGCTTGGGCTTTTCCGCCCCAGTGGATTCATGCTGCTAGAAGGTATCTTGCAGCTTATGGTCGCCGTCATCTTCGTGATGATGCCCACCGTCTTTGGCGGAGTCATGCTTGTGTTCTTCGCGCTGTTTGCGATCTGGCTGGCGGTGGTGAACATGACGGTCGCGCTTGGTATGCGCAGCCTAGCGTTGCCACGCTGGTGGGTATTCTTCCTCGTGGCATTCTTGGCGCTGCTGGTGGCTGTCGTGTTCATCGTCTACCCGATGGAGTCCATCACATCCATCCTTTGGTTCGTGGGAATCACGGTGATACTGCAGGGAGCCGCACTGCTGGCCGTGGCTTTTGCCGATGGTGGGGTGAAGTAG
- the sucC gene encoding ADP-forming succinate--CoA ligase subunit beta: MDLYEYQARDLFEAHGVPTLRGIVATSAVQAQEAAEKLGTPIVAVKAQVKVGGRGKAGGVKLAHSPQEAAAAAENILGLNIKGHTVRKVMVAAGADIAEEYYFSILLDRTKRRYLAMLSKEGGVEIEQLAAENPSALIRRSFSPLDGLTDTLARDMAYEAGFADKDVAKLVPVLKKLYRVYTEEDATLVEVNPLVKTSSGEIIALDGKVTVDENASFRQPQHASLKDHGAIDPLEVKAQNMGLNYVKLDGNVGVIGNGAGLVMSTLDVVAYAGEDLPGCPKPANFLDIGGGANAEVMANGLEVILSDSNVRSVFVNVFGGITACDEVAKGIVQAFKILASAGIEPKPLVVRLDGNNAELGRRVLTEANLRKLEQVSTMDAAARRAAELAADSQLLAETDLIGANAR; the protein is encoded by the coding sequence GTGGATCTCTACGAGTACCAAGCTCGTGACCTTTTTGAAGCCCATGGCGTGCCCACCTTACGCGGTATCGTAGCCACCTCGGCCGTCCAAGCTCAGGAGGCGGCTGAGAAGCTGGGCACCCCAATAGTCGCGGTAAAAGCACAGGTCAAGGTCGGTGGACGTGGTAAGGCCGGAGGGGTCAAGCTTGCCCACAGCCCGCAGGAGGCCGCAGCGGCAGCGGAGAACATCCTCGGGCTGAACATCAAGGGGCATACGGTGCGCAAGGTGATGGTGGCAGCAGGCGCCGACATCGCCGAGGAGTACTACTTTTCTATCCTGTTGGATCGCACCAAGCGCCGCTATCTTGCCATGCTCTCCAAAGAGGGCGGTGTGGAGATCGAGCAACTAGCCGCCGAAAACCCATCCGCCCTCATCCGCCGCAGCTTTTCTCCGCTGGATGGTCTCACCGACACCCTCGCCCGTGACATGGCCTACGAAGCGGGCTTTGCCGACAAGGATGTGGCCAAGCTCGTGCCGGTGCTCAAGAAGCTGTACCGGGTCTATACGGAAGAAGATGCCACACTGGTTGAGGTCAACCCGCTAGTCAAGACCTCAAGCGGCGAGATCATAGCCTTAGACGGCAAGGTCACGGTCGATGAGAATGCCAGCTTTCGCCAGCCTCAACATGCGAGCTTGAAAGATCACGGCGCCATCGATCCTCTCGAGGTCAAGGCGCAGAATATGGGGCTGAACTATGTCAAACTGGATGGCAATGTTGGTGTGATCGGCAATGGCGCGGGCTTGGTCATGTCTACCCTCGATGTCGTTGCCTATGCGGGCGAAGACTTACCGGGCTGCCCCAAGCCAGCCAACTTCCTTGACATCGGTGGCGGTGCGAACGCTGAGGTCATGGCCAATGGGCTCGAGGTGATCTTGAGCGATAGCAATGTCCGTTCCGTCTTCGTCAACGTCTTCGGCGGCATCACGGCCTGTGATGAGGTGGCAAAGGGCATCGTGCAGGCCTTCAAGATCTTGGCGTCGGCGGGCATCGAGCCGAAGCCGCTGGTGGTGCGTCTCGACGGCAACAATGCTGAACTCGGGCGCCGGGTCCTCACCGAGGCAAACCTGCGAAAACTAGAGCAGGTCTCCACCATGGATGCCGCCGCGCGCCGGGCTGCCGAGCTCGCCGCTGATAGTCAGCTCTTGGCCGAGACCGACCTTATTGGCGCGAACGCACGTTAG
- the sucD gene encoding succinate--CoA ligase subunit alpha: MAIFLDSSSRIIVQGMTGSEGLKHTKRMLEAGSTIVGGVNPRKAGETVSVEGSDIPVFGSVREAMRATDANVTVIFVPAPFTKQAAEEAIRAHIPLVVIITEGVPVKDTAELYALARESDTRIIGPNCPGLYSPEQSNAGIIPADTAPKAGPIGLVSKSGTLTYQMMYELADIGFSTCVGIGGDPIIGTTHITAIEAFENDPDTEVIIMIGEIGGDAEEYAAAYIKEHVTKPVVAYIAGFTAPEGKTMGHAGAIVSGSSGTAQGKKDALEAAGVKVGRTPSQAAQLVREVLELGGKSQQKGIKTQEFASLST; this comes from the coding sequence ATGGCTATCTTCCTTGATTCCAGCTCCCGCATCATCGTCCAGGGCATGACCGGTTCGGAGGGGCTCAAGCACACCAAAAGAATGCTCGAAGCCGGCTCCACCATCGTCGGTGGTGTCAACCCCCGCAAGGCTGGAGAGACCGTAAGCGTTGAGGGTTCAGACATCCCCGTTTTTGGATCCGTACGTGAGGCGATGCGGGCCACCGACGCCAACGTCACCGTCATCTTTGTGCCCGCTCCTTTTACCAAGCAAGCCGCGGAGGAGGCCATCCGCGCCCACATTCCATTGGTGGTCATCATCACCGAAGGCGTGCCGGTCAAAGACACCGCTGAGCTTTATGCGCTGGCGCGGGAATCGGATACCCGAATCATCGGCCCAAACTGTCCGGGGCTGTACTCCCCGGAGCAGTCCAACGCAGGCATTATCCCTGCCGACACCGCGCCGAAGGCAGGGCCGATCGGGCTGGTGAGCAAATCCGGCACCCTGACCTACCAGATGATGTACGAGCTTGCGGACATCGGCTTTTCCACCTGCGTTGGTATCGGCGGCGATCCGATCATCGGCACCACCCACATCACCGCGATCGAGGCTTTCGAAAACGATCCCGATACCGAGGTCATCATCATGATCGGTGAGATCGGTGGCGACGCTGAGGAATACGCGGCCGCCTACATCAAGGAACACGTCACCAAGCCGGTTGTTGCCTACATCGCCGGATTTACCGCACCGGAGGGCAAGACCATGGGACATGCCGGGGCGATTGTGTCCGGTAGCTCGGGTACTGCCCAGGGAAAGAAGGACGCGCTGGAAGCCGCCGGAGTAAAGGTGGGCAGAACCCCGTCCCAGGCCGCGCAGCTTGTTCGGGAGGTGCTGGAACTCGGTGGAAAGTCCCAGCAAAAGGGGATAAAGACGCAGGAATTTGCCTCTTTGTCCACCTAA
- a CDS encoding DUF4365 domain-containing protein encodes MGTVLSEDACKEVIGQGLAYALAAHSAVEVSLTSPGQDHLAKDCTFAFPEADLRVQLKSTASPIQTKGMYAFDLEYEWMEKWAQSRIPVILVLTVIHEKERSKWIEFEKSRTLFTCDSHWVRVDDFSRNHLATGSTTARRIHFPKDQSIGPNSVALWRSLVIESFGLPGTGDGND; translated from the coding sequence ATGGGCACGGTCTTGTCTGAAGATGCCTGTAAAGAGGTAATCGGTCAGGGGCTGGCATACGCTCTTGCCGCGCACAGCGCTGTAGAGGTGTCGCTAACTAGCCCCGGACAAGATCACCTCGCCAAAGACTGCACTTTTGCCTTTCCAGAGGCCGACCTACGGGTTCAGTTGAAGTCAACCGCATCGCCGATTCAAACCAAAGGCATGTACGCGTTCGACCTCGAATACGAGTGGATGGAAAAGTGGGCTCAATCTCGCATACCTGTCATCTTGGTGCTCACCGTCATCCATGAAAAAGAACGGTCTAAGTGGATAGAATTCGAGAAAAGCAGAACTCTATTTACATGTGACTCCCATTGGGTTCGAGTTGATGATTTTTCCCGAAACCACTTAGCCACAGGAAGCACGACCGCGAGACGCATTCACTTTCCAAAAGATCAATCGATCGGACCCAATTCGGTTGCGCTCTGGCGCTCGCTCGTGATTGAATCTTTCGGCCTACCAGGAACAGGAGACGGAAATGACTGA
- a CDS encoding XRE family transcriptional regulator, with the protein MPTPSSNLKHLRLLLGRSQGEFAEQLGVAQSTLSSVERQNRPPSTKLINTARFQTGVSAEYFDEPIHFYAAPDLLFRSAREGRADADKIATAFSITEHYLRRQYPEVTSDLPTIPKADLEGDLSLRMLEEFASRARDHFGIDQDSMIPNLTTVLNDHGILVTSLPDYVVEGTNFDGVSTPTDSALRIIALNQQRSGDRYRFSLAHELGHLILHANTLRSDKSQMEKEADIFAASFLMPRALLKPVITPELTLKDYAELKAQWGYSIQAIVRRAHELELIDYKRYRSLRMQIAGRGWNITEPVDVLLENVYINPIDLLSNNIKNHQLTNEGLATVTTLHKQ; encoded by the coding sequence ATGCCAACCCCCAGCTCGAACCTGAAACACCTACGATTGCTCCTCGGACGATCCCAGGGGGAATTCGCCGAGCAACTAGGCGTCGCCCAATCCACCTTAAGCAGCGTCGAGCGACAAAACCGACCCCCCAGCACAAAGCTCATCAACACCGCGCGGTTTCAAACCGGAGTCAGCGCCGAATATTTCGATGAACCCATCCACTTCTACGCAGCACCCGATCTACTCTTCCGCTCAGCACGCGAAGGCCGCGCAGACGCAGACAAGATAGCTACAGCTTTTTCCATCACTGAGCATTATCTCCGCCGACAGTACCCCGAGGTAACGTCAGACCTTCCCACGATTCCGAAAGCTGATCTCGAAGGCGACCTCAGCCTCCGCATGCTGGAAGAATTCGCCTCTCGAGCTCGGGATCACTTTGGGATTGATCAAGATTCAATGATCCCAAACCTCACCACAGTGTTGAACGACCACGGAATCCTCGTTACCTCACTGCCTGACTACGTCGTTGAAGGGACCAACTTTGACGGAGTTTCAACGCCGACCGACTCGGCTTTGAGGATCATCGCGCTCAATCAACAACGAAGTGGAGACCGCTATCGATTCAGTCTCGCACACGAACTCGGCCACCTGATACTTCACGCAAACACACTCCGCTCCGACAAATCCCAGATGGAAAAGGAGGCGGATATTTTCGCTGCCAGCTTCCTCATGCCACGCGCTCTCCTCAAGCCTGTAATTACTCCAGAGCTCACGCTAAAGGACTACGCCGAGCTCAAAGCTCAATGGGGCTACTCCATCCAAGCAATCGTCCGACGTGCCCACGAACTCGAACTCATAGACTACAAACGCTACCGCAGCCTACGAATGCAAATCGCAGGCCGCGGATGGAACATCACCGAACCCGTCGACGTTCTCCTTGAAAACGTCTACATTAACCCGATCGACTTACTTTCCAACAACATCAAAAATCATCAATTGACGAACGAAGGTCTAGCAACTGTGACAACTCTGCATAAGCAATAG
- a CDS encoding ImmA/IrrE family metallo-endopeptidase gives MSAVEDRLEAMCERMGVKLIERPDLRVDLNACWHADSRSIVVRWGLDPVTRRCAIAHELGHADAGHDCSSPRAEREADEFAAKLLIDYDEVERIAHESGWAPSEICAELGVTPDLFEVWSRLYEAGKIDMYSWCRIY, from the coding sequence GTGTCTGCTGTGGAAGATCGCTTGGAGGCGATGTGTGAGCGGATGGGCGTGAAGCTCATTGAGCGCCCGGATCTTCGAGTGGATTTGAATGCGTGCTGGCATGCTGATTCGCGCTCGATTGTGGTGCGGTGGGGTCTCGATCCGGTGACTCGTCGGTGCGCGATCGCTCATGAGCTCGGGCATGCAGATGCCGGCCATGATTGCTCGTCGCCGAGGGCAGAGCGTGAGGCGGATGAGTTCGCTGCGAAGCTGCTTATTGACTACGACGAGGTCGAGCGGATTGCTCATGAATCTGGGTGGGCGCCGTCGGAGATCTGTGCGGAGCTCGGCGTCACGCCCGATCTCTTCGAGGTATGGAGCAGGCTTTATGAAGCCGGGAAAATCGATATGTATTCCTGGTGTCGGATTTACTAA
- a CDS encoding helix-turn-helix domain-containing protein, whose amino-acid sequence MSTKKRVSVDALGKAVARQLNARKAHQRLTQAQIESITGISQSQLSKQLRGFRAITIDEFESICTALDISMFEILEAAEREIQRDSKTTMAVEKPANELDARRAAKRVVVADVPAEEAEELSDDEIVAKINSGEFKVAAQKRTAPIEESFS is encoded by the coding sequence ATGAGCACTAAAAAACGAGTGTCTGTTGATGCCCTCGGAAAGGCTGTTGCACGCCAGCTAAACGCCCGTAAGGCACATCAAAGGTTGACCCAAGCTCAAATCGAAAGCATCACCGGCATTTCACAGAGTCAGCTTTCAAAGCAGCTTCGAGGATTCCGTGCGATCACCATTGATGAATTCGAGTCAATTTGCACTGCCCTAGATATCTCGATGTTCGAAATTCTGGAAGCTGCAGAACGCGAAATTCAGAGAGATAGCAAAACTACGATGGCCGTCGAAAAGCCTGCAAATGAGCTCGATGCCCGGCGCGCTGCGAAGCGTGTTGTGGTTGCTGATGTTCCAGCGGAGGAAGCTGAAGAGCTGTCGGATGATGAGATCGTCGCGAAGATCAATTCCGGCGAGTTCAAGGTAGCTGCTCAGAAACGGACGGCACCGATTGAGGAAAGCTTTAGCTAG
- a CDS encoding helix-turn-helix domain-containing protein: protein MNYLENMPNELRFRSEAVAIEVRAELARQEKTINQVADYVGMPVSTMRRSVKGQRPFTIDELGAISEFLGIGIVQLLKRSDRAPGTAA, encoded by the coding sequence TTGAACTATCTTGAGAATATGCCAAATGAACTAAGGTTCAGATCGGAGGCAGTGGCGATTGAGGTTCGAGCCGAACTCGCCAGGCAAGAAAAAACCATTAATCAGGTCGCAGATTACGTCGGAATGCCGGTTTCGACCATGCGGCGCAGCGTCAAAGGGCAGCGACCATTCACGATCGACGAGCTTGGAGCAATCTCCGAGTTTCTGGGAATTGGAATTGTCCAGCTCTTGAAACGTTCCGATAGAGCGCCAGGCACCGCCGCCTAG
- a CDS encoding phage tail termination protein: MTVRKTTGAGTTEHQVDASFIELAVIFRTRKEAWQLLNYLAAWLPSLEGRTDIMPVRLVHIEEIKSPVMPKWIDPEHRRVQADFRIHIRRPR; encoded by the coding sequence ATTACGGTAAGAAAGACCACCGGCGCAGGGACAACCGAGCACCAAGTTGATGCCAGCTTCATCGAACTCGCGGTAATCTTCCGCACCAGAAAAGAAGCATGGCAACTGCTCAATTACCTCGCCGCCTGGCTTCCCTCGCTGGAGGGGCGCACAGACATCATGCCTGTTCGCCTCGTACACATCGAGGAGATCAAATCACCCGTGATGCCGAAATGGATCGATCCGGAACACCGCCGCGTCCAAGCGGATTTCCGCATCCACATCCGACGCCCACGCTAG